From the Zonotrichia leucophrys gambelii isolate GWCS_2022_RI chromosome 10, RI_Zleu_2.0, whole genome shotgun sequence genome, one window contains:
- the LOC135452457 gene encoding CDC42 small effector protein 2-B-like, with amino-acid sequence MTEFLVCFNWCNGEQPPPKRRRRLDRNMIGEPMNFVHTAHVGAGEMSSDYSSAVSIQDHMKSKGGYTNGTSATVEI; translated from the exons ATGACTGAGTTCCTGGTTTGTTTTAACTGGTGCAATGGTGAACAGCCCCCACCG AAGAGGCGCCGGAGACTGGACCGGAATATGATAGGAGAGCCCATGAACTTTGTGCACACGGCGCACGTCGGGGCCGGGGAGATGAGCAGTGACTATTCCTCA GCTGTGTCAATTCAGGACCACATGAAGTCTAAAGGAGGCTACACAAATGGCACTTCTGCAACTGTTGAAATATAG
- the SPPL2A gene encoding signal peptide peptidase-like 2A isoform X1: MGAAGLPWAALWALLLPLVAADEGILHASGSGVPPVTKDYCIIYNSNWVSLPKTLDNATFRALENLTSTVLCSSAEVPSGSMKDKAVVVMKGNCTFLEKARIAQSLGAKMLLIASKSRLSAVSDNKTDFEDVTIPIALIRYNDIVDMQLVLGNEVNVTLYSPPLPEFDYSMVVIFLIAVFTVALGGYWSGVAELENLKAVASPGERETRWKKEENVTFTPVTVILFVVICCVMLVLLYFFYKWLVYVIISVFCLASAMSLYNCLAALIGEIPFGQCRITCSNKTIEVRLIFLAIFCIAAAVVWAVFRNEDRWAWILQDILGVAFCLNFIKTLKMPNFKSCVILLGLLLLYDVFFVFITPFITKNGASIMVEVAAGPFGNSEKSDGNLVDVPTERSAPHEKLPVVIRVPRLEHSASTLCDLPFSLLGFGDIIVPGLLVAYCRRFDVQTRSSSIYYISCTIAYAVGMVLTFIVLALMKMGQPALLYLVPCTLITSSLVAWRRKEMKKFWKGSNYQVSDSSRTPLLQDDGAPGLHRK; encoded by the exons ATGGGGGCGGCCGGGCTGCCGTGGGCCGCGCTGtgggccctgctgctcccgCTG GTGGCTGCTGATGAGGGGATCCTGCACGCCTCTGGGAGTGGAGTGCCTCCAGTAACTAAGGATTACTGCATCATTTACAACTCCAATTGGGTATCTCTTCCAAAAACCTTGGACAATGCT ACTTTCAGGGCTCTGGAAAACCTGACTTCTACAGTCCTCTGCAGTTCAGCTGAAGTTCCTTCTGGCTCAATGAAAGACAAAGCAGTTGTAGTGATGAAAGGAAACTGCACTTTCTTGGAGAAAGCAAGAATTGCACAAAGCTTGGGTGCTAAAATGCTGCTGATTGCCAGTAAATCTAGGCTG TCGGCTGTTTCAGATAACAAGACTGATTTTGAAGATGTGACTATTCCAATTGCTCTTATAAGATACAATGACATAGTAGATATGCAGCTG GTGCTTGGAAATGAAGTTAATGTGACTCTGTATTCACCACCTTTGCCAGAATTTGACTACAGTATGGTTGTCATCTTCCTAATTGCTGTGTTTACAGTGGCACTGGGAGGCTACTGGAGTGGAGTAGCAGAACT TGAGAATCTGAAAGCAGTAGCAAGTCCAGGGGAGAGAGAAACACgatggaaaaaggaagaaaatgttacTTTCACCCCTGTAACAGTTATCTTGTTTGTTGTCATCTGTTGTGTCATGCTGGTCTTACTTTATTTCTTCTACAAATGGTTAG TTTATGTCATAATATCAGTCTTCTGCCTGGCATCTGCAATGAGCCTGTACAACTGTCTTGCAGCATTGATAGGAGAGATCCCATTTGGGCAGTGCAG gaTTACATGTTCCAACAAAACCATTGAAGTGAGGCTTATTTTCCTTGCTATATTCTGCATAGCAGCAGCTGTTGTCTGGGCAGTATTTCGAAATGAAGACAG GTGGGCTTGGATTTTGCAAGATATTTTGGGAGTTGCTTTCTGCCTAAACTTcattaaaacactgaaaatgccCAACTTTAAG TCCTGTGTTATACTTCTAGGCCTCCTCCTTCTATATGATGTGTTTTTTGTCTTCATAACACCATTTATCACAAAG AATGGGGCAAGTATAATGGTTGAAGTTGCAGCTGGTCCCTTTGGAAACAGTGAAAAG AGTGATGGAAACTTGGTGGATGTCCCTACTGAACGCTCAGCTCCCCATGAGAAA TTACCCGTGGTTATTAGAGTGCCTAGACTTGAACACTCTGCATCAACACTCTGTGACTTGCCCTTTTCATTGTTGGGTTTTGGAGACATCATTGTCCCAG gcCTTCTGGTTGCCTATTGTCGAAGATTTGATGTACAAACAAGATCATCTTCTATATACTACATTTCCTGCACAATAG CTTATGCTGTTGGCATGGTGCTGACTTTCATTGTTTTGGCACTGATGAAGATGGGGCAGCCTGCCCTCCTCTATCTTGTACCATGTACACTCATCACGAGCTCCCTGGTTGCCTGGAGGCGCAAAGAGATGAAGAAGTTTTGGAAAGGAAGCAATTACCAG GTATCGGACTCCTCCAGGACGCCTTTGCTACAAG atGATGGAGCACCTGGATTACACAGGAAATGA
- the SPPL2A gene encoding signal peptide peptidase-like 2A isoform X2: MGAAGLPWAALWALLLPLVAADEGILHASGSGVPPVTKDYCIIYNSNWVSLPKTLDNATFRALENLTSTVLCSSAEVPSGSMKDKAVVVMKGNCTFLEKARIAQSLGAKMLLIASKSRLSAVSDNKTDFEDVTIPIALIRYNDIVDMQLVLGNEVNVTLYSPPLPEFDYSMVVIFLIAVFTVALGGYWSGVAELENLKAVASPGERETRWKKEENVTFTPVTVILFVVICCVMLVLLYFFYKWLVYVIISVFCLASAMSLYNCLAALIGEIPFGQCRITCSNKTIEVRLIFLAIFCIAAAVVWAVFRNEDRWAWILQDILGVAFCLNFIKTLKMPNFKSCVILLGLLLLYDVFFVFITPFITKNGASIMVEVAAGPFGNSEKLPVVIRVPRLEHSASTLCDLPFSLLGFGDIIVPGLLVAYCRRFDVQTRSSSIYYISCTIAYAVGMVLTFIVLALMKMGQPALLYLVPCTLITSSLVAWRRKEMKKFWKGSNYQMMEHLDYTGNEESTASATEQPGGQ, encoded by the exons ATGGGGGCGGCCGGGCTGCCGTGGGCCGCGCTGtgggccctgctgctcccgCTG GTGGCTGCTGATGAGGGGATCCTGCACGCCTCTGGGAGTGGAGTGCCTCCAGTAACTAAGGATTACTGCATCATTTACAACTCCAATTGGGTATCTCTTCCAAAAACCTTGGACAATGCT ACTTTCAGGGCTCTGGAAAACCTGACTTCTACAGTCCTCTGCAGTTCAGCTGAAGTTCCTTCTGGCTCAATGAAAGACAAAGCAGTTGTAGTGATGAAAGGAAACTGCACTTTCTTGGAGAAAGCAAGAATTGCACAAAGCTTGGGTGCTAAAATGCTGCTGATTGCCAGTAAATCTAGGCTG TCGGCTGTTTCAGATAACAAGACTGATTTTGAAGATGTGACTATTCCAATTGCTCTTATAAGATACAATGACATAGTAGATATGCAGCTG GTGCTTGGAAATGAAGTTAATGTGACTCTGTATTCACCACCTTTGCCAGAATTTGACTACAGTATGGTTGTCATCTTCCTAATTGCTGTGTTTACAGTGGCACTGGGAGGCTACTGGAGTGGAGTAGCAGAACT TGAGAATCTGAAAGCAGTAGCAAGTCCAGGGGAGAGAGAAACACgatggaaaaaggaagaaaatgttacTTTCACCCCTGTAACAGTTATCTTGTTTGTTGTCATCTGTTGTGTCATGCTGGTCTTACTTTATTTCTTCTACAAATGGTTAG TTTATGTCATAATATCAGTCTTCTGCCTGGCATCTGCAATGAGCCTGTACAACTGTCTTGCAGCATTGATAGGAGAGATCCCATTTGGGCAGTGCAG gaTTACATGTTCCAACAAAACCATTGAAGTGAGGCTTATTTTCCTTGCTATATTCTGCATAGCAGCAGCTGTTGTCTGGGCAGTATTTCGAAATGAAGACAG GTGGGCTTGGATTTTGCAAGATATTTTGGGAGTTGCTTTCTGCCTAAACTTcattaaaacactgaaaatgccCAACTTTAAG TCCTGTGTTATACTTCTAGGCCTCCTCCTTCTATATGATGTGTTTTTTGTCTTCATAACACCATTTATCACAAAG AATGGGGCAAGTATAATGGTTGAAGTTGCAGCTGGTCCCTTTGGAAACAGTGAAAAG TTACCCGTGGTTATTAGAGTGCCTAGACTTGAACACTCTGCATCAACACTCTGTGACTTGCCCTTTTCATTGTTGGGTTTTGGAGACATCATTGTCCCAG gcCTTCTGGTTGCCTATTGTCGAAGATTTGATGTACAAACAAGATCATCTTCTATATACTACATTTCCTGCACAATAG CTTATGCTGTTGGCATGGTGCTGACTTTCATTGTTTTGGCACTGATGAAGATGGGGCAGCCTGCCCTCCTCTATCTTGTACCATGTACACTCATCACGAGCTCCCTGGTTGCCTGGAGGCGCAAAGAGATGAAGAAGTTTTGGAAAGGAAGCAATTACCAG atGATGGAGCACCTGGATTACACAGGAAATGAAGAAAGCACAGCATCAGCCACTGAACAGCCTGGAGGACAATAA
- the SPPL2A gene encoding signal peptide peptidase-like 2A isoform X4: protein MGAAGLPWAALWALLLPLVAADEGILHASGSGVPPVTKDYCIIYNSNWVSLPKTLDNATFRALENLTSTVLCSSAEVPSGSMKDKAVVVMKGNCTFLEKARIAQSLGAKMLLIASKSRLSAVSDNKTDFEDVTIPIALIRYNDIVDMQLVLGNEVNVTLYSPPLPEFDYSMVVIFLIAVFTVALGGYWSGVAELENLKAVASPGERETRWKKEENVTFTPVTVILFVVICCVMLVLLYFFYKWLVYVIISVFCLASAMSLYNCLAALIGEIPFGQCRITCSNKTIEVRLIFLAIFCIAAAVVWAVFRNEDRWAWILQDILGVAFCLNFIKTLKMPNFKSCVILLGLLLLYDVFFVFITPFITKNGASIMVEVAAGPFGNSEKSDGNLVDVPTERSAPHEKLPVVIRVPRLEHSASTLCDLPFSLLGFGDIIVPGLLVAYCRRFDVQTRSSSIYYISCTIAYAVGMVLTFIVLALMKMGQPALLYLVPCTLITSSLVAWRRKEMKKFWKGSNYQMMEHLDYTGNEESTASATEQPGGQ from the exons ATGGGGGCGGCCGGGCTGCCGTGGGCCGCGCTGtgggccctgctgctcccgCTG GTGGCTGCTGATGAGGGGATCCTGCACGCCTCTGGGAGTGGAGTGCCTCCAGTAACTAAGGATTACTGCATCATTTACAACTCCAATTGGGTATCTCTTCCAAAAACCTTGGACAATGCT ACTTTCAGGGCTCTGGAAAACCTGACTTCTACAGTCCTCTGCAGTTCAGCTGAAGTTCCTTCTGGCTCAATGAAAGACAAAGCAGTTGTAGTGATGAAAGGAAACTGCACTTTCTTGGAGAAAGCAAGAATTGCACAAAGCTTGGGTGCTAAAATGCTGCTGATTGCCAGTAAATCTAGGCTG TCGGCTGTTTCAGATAACAAGACTGATTTTGAAGATGTGACTATTCCAATTGCTCTTATAAGATACAATGACATAGTAGATATGCAGCTG GTGCTTGGAAATGAAGTTAATGTGACTCTGTATTCACCACCTTTGCCAGAATTTGACTACAGTATGGTTGTCATCTTCCTAATTGCTGTGTTTACAGTGGCACTGGGAGGCTACTGGAGTGGAGTAGCAGAACT TGAGAATCTGAAAGCAGTAGCAAGTCCAGGGGAGAGAGAAACACgatggaaaaaggaagaaaatgttacTTTCACCCCTGTAACAGTTATCTTGTTTGTTGTCATCTGTTGTGTCATGCTGGTCTTACTTTATTTCTTCTACAAATGGTTAG TTTATGTCATAATATCAGTCTTCTGCCTGGCATCTGCAATGAGCCTGTACAACTGTCTTGCAGCATTGATAGGAGAGATCCCATTTGGGCAGTGCAG gaTTACATGTTCCAACAAAACCATTGAAGTGAGGCTTATTTTCCTTGCTATATTCTGCATAGCAGCAGCTGTTGTCTGGGCAGTATTTCGAAATGAAGACAG GTGGGCTTGGATTTTGCAAGATATTTTGGGAGTTGCTTTCTGCCTAAACTTcattaaaacactgaaaatgccCAACTTTAAG TCCTGTGTTATACTTCTAGGCCTCCTCCTTCTATATGATGTGTTTTTTGTCTTCATAACACCATTTATCACAAAG AATGGGGCAAGTATAATGGTTGAAGTTGCAGCTGGTCCCTTTGGAAACAGTGAAAAG AGTGATGGAAACTTGGTGGATGTCCCTACTGAACGCTCAGCTCCCCATGAGAAA TTACCCGTGGTTATTAGAGTGCCTAGACTTGAACACTCTGCATCAACACTCTGTGACTTGCCCTTTTCATTGTTGGGTTTTGGAGACATCATTGTCCCAG gcCTTCTGGTTGCCTATTGTCGAAGATTTGATGTACAAACAAGATCATCTTCTATATACTACATTTCCTGCACAATAG CTTATGCTGTTGGCATGGTGCTGACTTTCATTGTTTTGGCACTGATGAAGATGGGGCAGCCTGCCCTCCTCTATCTTGTACCATGTACACTCATCACGAGCTCCCTGGTTGCCTGGAGGCGCAAAGAGATGAAGAAGTTTTGGAAAGGAAGCAATTACCAG atGATGGAGCACCTGGATTACACAGGAAATGAAGAAAGCACAGCATCAGCCACTGAACAGCCTGGAGGACAATAA
- the SPPL2A gene encoding signal peptide peptidase-like 2A isoform X3: protein MGAAGLPWAALWALLLPLVAADEGILHASGSGVPPVTKDYCIIYNSNWVSLPKTLDNATFRALENLTSTVLCSSAEVPSGSMKDKAVVVMKGNCTFLEKARIAQSLGAKMLLIASKSRLSAVSDNKTDFEDVTIPIALIRYNDIVDMQLVLGNEVNVTLYSPPLPEFDYSMVVIFLIAVFTVALGGYWSGVAELENLKAVASPGERETRWKKEENVTFTPVTVILFVVICCVMLVLLYFFYKWLVYVIISVFCLASAMSLYNCLAALIGEIPFGQCRITCSNKTIEVRLIFLAIFCIAAAVVWAVFRNEDRWAWILQDILGVAFCLNFIKTLKMPNFKSCVILLGLLLLYDVFFVFITPFITKNGASIMVEVAAGPFGNSEKLPVVIRVPRLEHSASTLCDLPFSLLGFGDIIVPGLLVAYCRRFDVQTRSSSIYYISCTIAYAVGMVLTFIVLALMKMGQPALLYLVPCTLITSSLVAWRRKEMKKFWKGSNYQVSDSSRTPLLQDDGAPGLHRK, encoded by the exons ATGGGGGCGGCCGGGCTGCCGTGGGCCGCGCTGtgggccctgctgctcccgCTG GTGGCTGCTGATGAGGGGATCCTGCACGCCTCTGGGAGTGGAGTGCCTCCAGTAACTAAGGATTACTGCATCATTTACAACTCCAATTGGGTATCTCTTCCAAAAACCTTGGACAATGCT ACTTTCAGGGCTCTGGAAAACCTGACTTCTACAGTCCTCTGCAGTTCAGCTGAAGTTCCTTCTGGCTCAATGAAAGACAAAGCAGTTGTAGTGATGAAAGGAAACTGCACTTTCTTGGAGAAAGCAAGAATTGCACAAAGCTTGGGTGCTAAAATGCTGCTGATTGCCAGTAAATCTAGGCTG TCGGCTGTTTCAGATAACAAGACTGATTTTGAAGATGTGACTATTCCAATTGCTCTTATAAGATACAATGACATAGTAGATATGCAGCTG GTGCTTGGAAATGAAGTTAATGTGACTCTGTATTCACCACCTTTGCCAGAATTTGACTACAGTATGGTTGTCATCTTCCTAATTGCTGTGTTTACAGTGGCACTGGGAGGCTACTGGAGTGGAGTAGCAGAACT TGAGAATCTGAAAGCAGTAGCAAGTCCAGGGGAGAGAGAAACACgatggaaaaaggaagaaaatgttacTTTCACCCCTGTAACAGTTATCTTGTTTGTTGTCATCTGTTGTGTCATGCTGGTCTTACTTTATTTCTTCTACAAATGGTTAG TTTATGTCATAATATCAGTCTTCTGCCTGGCATCTGCAATGAGCCTGTACAACTGTCTTGCAGCATTGATAGGAGAGATCCCATTTGGGCAGTGCAG gaTTACATGTTCCAACAAAACCATTGAAGTGAGGCTTATTTTCCTTGCTATATTCTGCATAGCAGCAGCTGTTGTCTGGGCAGTATTTCGAAATGAAGACAG GTGGGCTTGGATTTTGCAAGATATTTTGGGAGTTGCTTTCTGCCTAAACTTcattaaaacactgaaaatgccCAACTTTAAG TCCTGTGTTATACTTCTAGGCCTCCTCCTTCTATATGATGTGTTTTTTGTCTTCATAACACCATTTATCACAAAG AATGGGGCAAGTATAATGGTTGAAGTTGCAGCTGGTCCCTTTGGAAACAGTGAAAAG TTACCCGTGGTTATTAGAGTGCCTAGACTTGAACACTCTGCATCAACACTCTGTGACTTGCCCTTTTCATTGTTGGGTTTTGGAGACATCATTGTCCCAG gcCTTCTGGTTGCCTATTGTCGAAGATTTGATGTACAAACAAGATCATCTTCTATATACTACATTTCCTGCACAATAG CTTATGCTGTTGGCATGGTGCTGACTTTCATTGTTTTGGCACTGATGAAGATGGGGCAGCCTGCCCTCCTCTATCTTGTACCATGTACACTCATCACGAGCTCCCTGGTTGCCTGGAGGCGCAAAGAGATGAAGAAGTTTTGGAAAGGAAGCAATTACCAG GTATCGGACTCCTCCAGGACGCCTTTGCTACAAG atGATGGAGCACCTGGATTACACAGGAAATGA